One window of the Equus caballus isolate H_3958 breed thoroughbred chromosome 2, TB-T2T, whole genome shotgun sequence genome contains the following:
- the LOC100146191 gene encoding tyrosine-protein phosphatase non-receptor type 11 isoform X6, with the protein MDQRGGLLRERSGAPVELRHPLGCQDPTTERWYHGHLSGKEAEKLLMEKGRPGSFLVRESQSKPGDFVLSVLTQQPDKADRRPRVTHVMIHFQTGSSTWGVGSSSTLLETWSSATGRTPWWRSRGPWCISSSPSRPRGSMPQASRTACRSSVRLQKPPRRPSRASGRSLRCCSSRNAGSCFPGRRDSGQRTSPRIATRTSSPLTPPVLPCMTWTAASLELTTSTPTTSGKQLILTHFQSDPEEKPGHGLGKVYIATQGCLQTTVAAFWAMVHQENTRVIVMTTREVERGRNKCFRYWPQLHDSQEYGRVCVCSMAEYQAQGYCVRELQVWRPDQEEPPRAVKHYQYFSWPDHGVPAEPAGVLGFLDEVNRAQSSMPGAGPMVVHCSAGIGRTGTIIVIDILVDVIRRQGLDCDIDVPTTIQLVRRQRSGMVQTEAQYKFVYLALQRYIQGEQLRLREQRARPEEPDYLNVGSAPADPHSSPAPAPIRAPATTPEPSGGVYENLPGLGR; encoded by the exons ATGGACCAGCGCGGGGGACTGCTCCGCGAGCGCAGCGGGGCCCCCGTCGAGCTGCGACACCCGCTGGGCTGCCAGGACCCCACGACCGAACG GTGGTACCATGGGCACCTGTCTGGCAAGGAGGCTGAGAAGCTGCTGATGGAGAAGGGACGTCCAGGCAGCTTCCTGGTGCGGGAGAGTCAGAGCAAGCCTGGGGACTTTGTGCTGTCGGTGCTCACACAGCAGCCGGACAAGGCTGACCGCCGGCCTCGGGTCACTCACGTCATGATTCACTTCCAG ACGGGAAGTTCGacgtggggggtggggagcagttcCACACTCTTGGAGACCTGGTCGAGCGCTACAGGAAGAACCCCATGGTGGAGAAGTCGGGGGCCGTGGTGCATCTCAAGCAG cccctcaAGGCCACGAGGATCAATGCCGCAAGCATCGAGAACCGCGTGCAGGAGCTCAGTAAGACTACAGAAGCCACCGAGAAGGCCAAGCAGGGCTTCTGGGAGGAGTTTGAG ATGCTGCAGCAGCAGGAATGCCGGCTCCTGTTTCCCCGGAAGGAGGGACAGCGGCCAGAGAACAAGCCCAAGAATCGCTACAAGAACATCCTCCCCt TTGACACCACCCGTGTTGCCCTGCATGACGTGGACCGCAGCGTCCCTGGAGCTGACTACATCAACGCCAACTACATCAGG CAAGCAGTTAATCCTCACCCACTTCCAGAGTGACCCAGAGGAGAAGCCAGGCCATGGACTGGGCAAGGTGTACATCGCTACCCAGGGGTGTCTGCAGACCACAGTGGCTGCCTTCTGGGCCATGGTGCACCAGGAGAACACACGGGTCATCGTCATGACCACCAGGGAGGTGGAACGAGGCCGG AACAAGTGTTTCCGATACTGGCCCCAGCTACATGACAGCCAAGAGTatggccgtgtgtgtgtgtgcagtatGGCTGAGTACCAGGCCCAGGGCTACTGTGTGCGGGAGTTGCAGGTGTGGCGGCCAGACCAG GAAGAGCCGCCGCGCGCGGTGAAGCACTACCAGTACTTCAGCTGGCCGGACCACGGGGTCCCGGCCGAGCCCGCCGGCGTCCTTGGCTTCCTGGACGAGGTGAACCGGGCCCAGAGCAGCATGCCCGGGGCCGGACCCATGGTGGTGCACTGCAG CGCCGGCATCGGACGCACAGGCACCATCATCGTGATTGACATCCTGGTGGACGTCATCCGCAGGCAAG GGCTGGACTGCGACATCGACGTCCCCACAACGATTCAGCTGGTGCGGCGGCAGCGCTCGGGGATGGTGCAGACCGAGGCGCAGTACAAGTTCGTGTACCTGGCGCTGCAGCGGTACATCCAGGGCGAGCAGCTGCGCCTGCGCGAgcag CGCGCCCGGCCGGAGGAGCCCGACTACCTGAACGTGGGCTCCGCGCCCGCCGACCCCCACAGCAGCCCGGCACCCGCGCCGATCCGGGCGCCCGCCAC GACCCCCGAGCCCTCCGGCGGCGTGTACGAGAACCTGCCCGGCCTCGGGCGGTGA
- the LOC100146191 gene encoding tyrosine-protein phosphatase non-receptor type 11 isoform X7, whose protein sequence is MDQRGGLLRERSGAPVELRHPLGCQDPTTERWYHGHLSGKEAEKLLMEKGRPGSFLVRESQSKPGDFVLSVLTQQPDKADRRPRVTHVMIHFQPDGKFDVGGGEQFHTLGDLVERYRKNPMVEKSGAVVHLKQPLKATRINAASIENRVQELSKTTEATEKAKQGFWEEFEMLQQQECRLLFPRKEGQRPENKPKNRYKNILPFDTTRVALHDVDRSVPGADYINANYIRSDPEEKPGHGLGKVYIATQGCLQTTVAAFWAMVHQENTRVIVMTTREVERGRNKCFRYWPQLHDSQEYGRVCVCSMAEYQAQGYCVRELQVWRPDQEEPPRAVKHYQYFSWPDHGVPAEPAGVLGFLDEVNRAQSSMPGAGPMVVHCSAGIGRTGTIIVIDILVDVIRRQGLDCDIDVPTTIQLVRRQRSGMVQTEAQYKFVYLALQRYIQGEQLRLREQRARPEEPDYLNVGSAPADPHSSPAPAPIRAPATTPEPSGGVYENLPGLGR, encoded by the exons ATGGACCAGCGCGGGGGACTGCTCCGCGAGCGCAGCGGGGCCCCCGTCGAGCTGCGACACCCGCTGGGCTGCCAGGACCCCACGACCGAACG GTGGTACCATGGGCACCTGTCTGGCAAGGAGGCTGAGAAGCTGCTGATGGAGAAGGGACGTCCAGGCAGCTTCCTGGTGCGGGAGAGTCAGAGCAAGCCTGGGGACTTTGTGCTGTCGGTGCTCACACAGCAGCCGGACAAGGCTGACCGCCGGCCTCGGGTCACTCACGTCATGATTCACTTCCAG CCAGACGGGAAGTTCGacgtggggggtggggagcagttcCACACTCTTGGAGACCTGGTCGAGCGCTACAGGAAGAACCCCATGGTGGAGAAGTCGGGGGCCGTGGTGCATCTCAAGCAG cccctcaAGGCCACGAGGATCAATGCCGCAAGCATCGAGAACCGCGTGCAGGAGCTCAGTAAGACTACAGAAGCCACCGAGAAGGCCAAGCAGGGCTTCTGGGAGGAGTTTGAG ATGCTGCAGCAGCAGGAATGCCGGCTCCTGTTTCCCCGGAAGGAGGGACAGCGGCCAGAGAACAAGCCCAAGAATCGCTACAAGAACATCCTCCCCt TTGACACCACCCGTGTTGCCCTGCATGACGTGGACCGCAGCGTCCCTGGAGCTGACTACATCAACGCCAACTACATCAGG AGTGACCCAGAGGAGAAGCCAGGCCATGGACTGGGCAAGGTGTACATCGCTACCCAGGGGTGTCTGCAGACCACAGTGGCTGCCTTCTGGGCCATGGTGCACCAGGAGAACACACGGGTCATCGTCATGACCACCAGGGAGGTGGAACGAGGCCGG AACAAGTGTTTCCGATACTGGCCCCAGCTACATGACAGCCAAGAGTatggccgtgtgtgtgtgtgcagtatGGCTGAGTACCAGGCCCAGGGCTACTGTGTGCGGGAGTTGCAGGTGTGGCGGCCAGACCAG GAAGAGCCGCCGCGCGCGGTGAAGCACTACCAGTACTTCAGCTGGCCGGACCACGGGGTCCCGGCCGAGCCCGCCGGCGTCCTTGGCTTCCTGGACGAGGTGAACCGGGCCCAGAGCAGCATGCCCGGGGCCGGACCCATGGTGGTGCACTGCAG CGCCGGCATCGGACGCACAGGCACCATCATCGTGATTGACATCCTGGTGGACGTCATCCGCAGGCAAG GGCTGGACTGCGACATCGACGTCCCCACAACGATTCAGCTGGTGCGGCGGCAGCGCTCGGGGATGGTGCAGACCGAGGCGCAGTACAAGTTCGTGTACCTGGCGCTGCAGCGGTACATCCAGGGCGAGCAGCTGCGCCTGCGCGAgcag CGCGCCCGGCCGGAGGAGCCCGACTACCTGAACGTGGGCTCCGCGCCCGCCGACCCCCACAGCAGCCCGGCACCCGCGCCGATCCGGGCGCCCGCCAC GACCCCCGAGCCCTCCGGCGGCGTGTACGAGAACCTGCCCGGCCTCGGGCGGTGA